In Melioribacteraceae bacterium, the DNA window GCGAATTTATTCTTTGAAGATACTGGAGATCAACGCCGCTATGAACATCATCAGTATTTTGAGCAGAAGATGAAACGGATCCCCCGTTATCAATAACACCCGAAGAAAAGATAATTACCATTCCAACTAACAAAAGGGAAAAAGCGACATAGAAAAGCTTTACAAAAGAAATCTTTTTTAAATCGGAAGTATTTTTCTTAGTGTTCTCTTTCGATTTCCTTCCGGAAAAATTTTCATTTTTCAGATCTTTGCTTTTACTTTCAATCCCTTTTGTACCTCTACTGGAGTCGGACTTGGTTTTTTTCTTAAGAACGACACCACAACTTGAACAGAAGTTATCATTTACATCAACTTCTTCGCCGCAAACTGAACAATTTATTTTTTCTGGAAATGTAGTCATATTCAATATTCTAGCTTTCCTGTTCTATACTCAACTCTTTCATTCCGGAATCGACCGCACTTTTAAAATCCTTGGAAAATTTAAAGACAGGGACAAAGTGATCGCCAACGTACACTTTTTCACCTGTTCTAGGATTACGGGCATACCGGGCATTTTTCTTTTTAACTTTATAACTGCCAAATCCTCTGATTTCAATCCCTTTTCCCTCTCTCAAAGCATGGATCACAGTATTCAAAAATCCTTCGATTATTGCTTCGGTCTCCAGTTTTGTAAGACCGGTCCCTAAAGCGACTTTCTCAACTATGTCGGCTTTTGTCATATTCTTCCTCTGTTTACTTCAATACTTAATTTTTAGCGTGGCAAAATATCAATAATCGTATTAAAATCCAACGGCAAAAGGAGTTAGCGGAATTTATAAGAAGAAAAAATTACTTCGTCATAACATAGTAGATGTCCCAAAGCAATACACTTTCCTGAATTTAGAATTCTTAAGCTTTGAAAATTGCCTGAAACACAAAAAAAATTGTGGTATGGTGTTTGAATGATTAATGTGGAATTAAGAGGAAAATATGTCACTTGTCCCGATTATATATACGAGTTTGATCCTTTTCTTTGGATTATTATTGATTGTAACCACAATCTCTTATTTATCATTTAAGGCAAGAGGTAAATCAAATCCGGTTATAGAAGCAGAGATCAAAAAAAGGGAAATCAGGCATCCAGCACCTATAGTTAGGAGAGTCGCAATCGATCCATCCATCTATAATAAACAGGTAATTGCGAACAATAGCAGCAGAACGCAGAATATTGATTCAGCTCATAGTCCGGTTATACTACCGAGAGATTACTTCCAGAACGAGCAAGCCATTAATAAAAACGGTGGCAGGGAAAGACGCTCAGATAATACAATTAATTATGAAGAGCGCAACAGGATTTATAAACAGCCTAAAACATATTTACAAAGATCCAGAATTGAAGTGATGAATGAGAACGAAAAATACAGGACAAATGAGGGCGATAGAGTTTATAAAAAAACATCCAGAGCAAAATATTTGAATGATTTGTCGCAATTTAATATCCTTAGCTTCTATTCAGACAATAATATTGATAATGATTTTGTTGCAGTAACTGCTAACGCAGCTTCCTCCAGTCACATCGCATAATTAAGCAGTCGTATCCAAGTAATAAATTGTCCGGATAATTTAATTTTCCTATTTTTAATTCATGGAATTAATCCCGATAATAGTGACCGTTCTGAAGATTGTTGCGATCCTTGCAGTAGTTGTGATCAGTTTTTCATTTATTACCTATAAGATAAAGCAAAAAAAAGGTTTGATTGAATCAGCTGAGATACGAATTGCAAAAGCATCTGCTGCCGAGCGCAAACCGATTAGAAGAATAGTAGAACGACTTACCGGTCAGATCCCTCATCAAAGACCTGTTGATAGAAACCC includes these proteins:
- a CDS encoding tetratricopeptide repeat protein: MTTFPEKINCSVCGEEVDVNDNFCSSCGVVLKKKTKSDSSRGTKGIESKSKDLKNENFSGRKSKENTKKNTSDLKKISFVKLFYVAFSLLLVGMVIIFSSGVIDNGGSVSSSAQNTDDVHSGVDLQYLQRINSLEEELKVKPDKSKLLELAHLLNDSGLKPRAIEKYQEYLKIDPKNADVLVDMGVCYYELGKYDDALRFMKDALKFQPKHQIAHLNIGIVSLSAGMHDEAVDWWKKAVAINPNSDVGKRAQELINSH
- a CDS encoding HU family DNA-binding protein, which translates into the protein MTKADIVEKVALGTGLTKLETEAIIEGFLNTVIHALREGKGIEIRGFGSYKVKKKNARYARNPRTGEKVYVGDHFVPVFKFSKDFKSAVDSGMKELSIEQES